TGACTGGACTTTGTAAATTGTAATGGTGTATGACCACACCAAAGGTCAACACACCAAActccttaaaggtgctatatgaaAGCTTTTGCTcttgctacatagccaatgttagcattaacagctgttcagcatcaaacatcaTTCCTTTAATCACCAATGTTGACAATTATTTTAGAGACCCAGCCCATCCCATTTTGTAATACTGCTTATATCCAGTCTGCccattttgtcatgtttctaACTATAaacccttaaccctaacctaaaaacaatattaattaaTCCATAGTGAAAATTATCATTAGTTGCGGTCCTTGCATTAATTCATGGCTTACTCAAGCAACACCAAAGAGATAGAGAAACACCCAAAAGTTGAATTTagcaacattttatttagaaaaataaataaaaacaacacaaaacaatttgtacaaacaaaatcaacatgaaACCATcacttcaaaaaaacaaaacaaaaacaaaaacaatcacttCATTAAAGCggaattttaattttaaaagtttttaatattcatttctGTTCTGTCATTATACCAAAATTTTATCcataacattttacacatttataaTTTTGTACATTCATTGATGGAAACAGGAGGGCAAATAAGCAACAGTGGGAATGTATCAACTTTTGTTGCCATATTAACTTAAAGATTTTCATATTTAGTAACCGTTTAtcttttaacaaacacaaaaatgaccacagtgtgTCAGATTTATTTCAACATGTGAGGATAAGAGTTATTACAATCATTGTCAATAATGCAGCAATTTTAGGAATCTGAAAGGGAACAGCAACACACTGAAgcggagaaaaaaaacagctttggaAAAGTGATGTTCATTGAAAAAGTTGGTGAAAAGCAGTTGTTGAGGTGTTTCTGTACATCTGTCTACGATGAGGTCTGTGATAACAACCCTGAAACCATACTtataaaaacagtgaagttgtttAGCACACTGTCTCCTGTTTATCTGATACTAGATATCACAGCAAGGTATGGCATCAAGAGGAATCCTGAATTACAGTACTGAGTCCAGTTCTTCACTgtggacacacactcatactctcactcacatgctcacacagtATTGGGTGATGTACTGTGGTGTTATGACACATTTGGGACCCGatctgtctgatctgtgataCTTCATGTCACCAGGACTGGAAAAATCATTGACAAAGAGTCAGAGgggaaacaaaatatttttatccTCTCtgttgcatgtatgtgtatgtgtatctgttTATCCAGTTTAGAAGTAAAATGCCTCgtattaaagctgcattaaatgtttgtttaccaCTTCAGGACAGAAAGGCTGGAATGACTAGTCAGTTTCTAGTAACTAACATACAATATTAAtagtgttttactgtatttaaattgTGAATCAGTATTCACATTCACAAGCGGACTCTTGTTCAACTGTTGGCATTTATAGATAAGTGCATCACCCCAGAAATACATGCTAAACTTTCAGCAGGTTTCCAAGCAGACTAatttttcaaataataaatagaaaaataaacagagggaaaaaaagtctACATGGGTGGGCTGTCTGAATAAATTTCATATGTGGGGGACAAAAGCATAAACAAACTCCTCACTTGCCTATCTACCACCTGTTAAATGTACCACCAGTACCCACTGTCATTTTAGATAAGATGtcatccaccacctcctgagaaAAGCACGTGTCTCTCTTAGGGTTACTAAATATTAAACTTTCTTCACCAGTTACTTGTTAACTTTGTCTGACATTTCACATTCTGTAGGAGCAGTTAGCTTGTGCTAACTCCTGTGCTGGTAGCTCGTCACAGTTTTATAACCTAAACatggttttagttttagttttgagaaccaaaacaatgagctcaaaGTGGTGTAAATCTGCATTATCAGTGGTATCGGTGGTGTCACAAGTCCTTATACGCAACCAGGAGTCATTTGATTCAAGGCCATTATAAAAAGTATCGCTTAATGCACCTTTAATATCAGTATTTATAGTGTATTCTCAATTCCTCAAGTAtagtagaaaaaagaaaaacacttcagGCTGGGTAATGAGAACCTGTCTGGTAGTTACATATACATTAACGTACAGTGTTTTAATATGTGGCACATAAACAATgtgcaaaaataatttaaagcaTTTTTGATATTCCTAGTTGTAGTCGCAATGCCCCAGAAACAGCTAATGGTACCACACCTAAATCAAGGAGCAGAAACAAGTTTTTAATAgcaaatattaaattaatgtaCGGCAAGATAAAAAAGccaaaaactttttaaatgcaTTGTCATtagtaaatatattttgattttttcaACTCAAATTATATGAGAAGAATCTGAATGAGGAATCgataaaatttaaatgaatccCAATCGTAGAGATAAAACCttttacactgtgtttattAAGGCTAATTTGTTGCCTGCAGCTCCGGGATAAACCATCTTCAACGATCACGATATGtcagaaacagtaaaaacacatacagtatatgtatgcAAATATGCACACATGTATTTAAATTTTACTGGGCATTCACGCTGACATACTCACACAGTGTAtgcaaaaaaatttaaaataaaataaaaagagcatGCTCTGGTTTTGAGTTACTGTAACTAGCAAACAGCATGCTAGTACAGAAAAGTCCCATTAAGGGAAATGCTAAAAGACAAgcacacttccacacacactcatacaatcATGCAGTCATTGCACTTTTCTCCAGCTGTTCATTGTAATATTGTTGTCTCCAGCCTGGCTACATCAAGGGGCTCCTTGGCAACTGGGCTGTAagttttggtcagtttgtgGATACCATGAAAACCTGGGGGGCTGTGCAGTATAGACGGGCTCGATATGGAGGTGACAATGACAGATGGTGTTGTTTTACACGTAGTCCTTGGCCCCAACTCCTCAACCACGTTATCCAGCTGTGTGGGCAGGAAGAGAAAGAGTTAGATGCTCAGGTACTGTGACTGAGAGTGAGTACTGTAGGTGGTtggatgtttgtgtgaaagAAAAGTGCAGAGGGGAGAAGGTCAAGGGAGAGAATGAAGTTTTATTAACTGTTGCTCTGATTTGGATCAATGCAGCTCTCCTCCACTTAACCTGCCAGCGCAAGACATGAAATAGTCCCAGCTGATCAAAGGCATTGATTGGCTGGATTGATGAATGACTCTCCCACAATGCCCTTGCACAACAGGAGCATAGTTCTCTAGCTGAgtgtagattttctgtttgattaCAACTTGGGTCTCATTTTTGAGATTTTGGCCAAACTTTTAATCAGTAAAAATTTTATTGCACTCACcaaattaaaagaataatttgACAATATTGGAAGCATGCTTATTTGCATTCTTGCTGGGAATAGGATAAGAGGATCAATACACTTTCATATCTGTCTCTTGAATATGAAGCTGATTAGCTCAGCTTACTGTAAGCACTGGAAGTGGGAGTGAACAGCCAGACTGCTAGCCTTTGATCACTTTGGTGAGTACAATGTATTCATCACTGACTAaagctatataaataaacctgaaGTTGTAATAACCTGGATTTATCCTTTAAGACTGACTTATTTTTGCACATGCAGTAAAACTGACCATGTCCAGAAATGACACAATCAGGATGTTATCAGATTTTTAGGTTTCATGGTGTTTCTTCTTAACAGAAGAATCGTTTCACATTAAACTGAGAAATTAAGTCATTTGTTGAACAATCAGTAGCTTTTTCAGAGTTGGTAAACAGATTGAACAGATTAGATTAAGTGTACCTAAAAACTTTATGATTTCCCTTTGGAAGTAAGTCTTTCTTTTTAACTTGGATGattcttcagttttctttttatctgtcaAGAACAGTCAATCGATATTGTTTGTGGAGCACAGTTAGTCTGTCTTTATAGCTTTAGATGACTTTCACACTTTTGTATTGACAGTAGAGGAATCCAAAACATCTAACACAGTCACTTGGTTGCACAGACATGAGGATTGGATGTGAAATTGAGAGCAGAGGGTCGAAAGTCGAAGCTTATAAGCTTTTGATTTTCCTCAAAGTTTGATAAAAATTGATGGCAGAGCAGCAGGGAATGAATGAAGCTGGGATGGGAGCACAGTTGATCAGATGGACTGGAATGAGCAGGGGGGAAATAAGGAAGAGATATGCCAACCATTTCACATTACTTTACAGTTACTTTTAAAGCTGCTTGTTCAGCTGTTCTGTTcaagttcatatttatttgcagtaagttattttaaatgtgGTTGCGTCACTGAGCAATGCTGAATGGGTGACATACCCCTTTAAATAGTCCTAAAACACAAGTGACTACAACACCTGAGCTAGACAGATGGAAAATAATAAGCTAAAGAAAAAGGCTGGAGCAATTCTATCTGGTTATTATCACCGACAAATCCCTCGATAAGACCAAAATGAACAAAGAATTTAAATATTAGCAATGTGCAGACCAAATATGGCTGTAGGTAAAAACACGTTACGcgttcgtttttttttttttttttactcagacAATAGTTGTTAGTCAGATAAATTTGCTGTTGCTTTCATATTTTCAAGGGATTTGTCGATTTTCTCAATACAAAAAAACCCAGATGCCACATATACTGCACAGAGCCAGAGGCAGATGATTGGTGGACTCTTACAGTAGCAGGCAGATGACTGGCAGGCTGCAGGCTGATGTCCGACATGGAGATGTCTTCAGGCtctgtcagagtctgaacacacataaacacagccaTTTAGTGTTAGTTACACTCAAAAGATCTTTTCTACTGCCTGGGCCTCTAGGTCACACTCTTACGAAACACAGCAACTTTTATGCTGGGATTCAATAATGGACCTTTCATATAAAGGAGTATTTCACTTGAAAAGtatgtcatgttgttttttcccaTCATTCCAGTGACAGCAATATGATTAGCACTGAGAatgctagctgtagcttcatattagcgtaaagacatgagagtggtatcgattTCCCCATCTAACTCTTAGCAAGGAAGCAAATGAGCATATTTTCCTAAAACCTCAAACAAGTCCCTTAAGTCTAAAAGTTTCAGGCATTAAAAGTACTTCAGAGGTACCCTATGGTagaaaaataaacttcagtAAAGAAAATAACTAGGCAATATTgtagtaaaaataattttgacaCAAAAATCAGTCAAGATGAAGATTAAATGTAACAAATCACACTGcaaaatacatcagtaaaagtacattttgtgtcattttacatGACTGGATCAGAGTGTTTGCAAGATCTCAAGGAGgtataaataaaagtaaaagtaaatatatCCTCTGCTCTGTGCAGAAATGGAAGCAGATGGGGGTCAGAGACTCCTAGAGAATCTGCCATCTTCATCTGCCAACAATCGCAGTATGTTGAAACATGGGGTCCTGCCATGCAAGCTGTGGATTAAGTCTGAAACTCGCAGGATTACCACTGGATTAGTTTTTGGACCCTGTGTAATGGAGTTCTCAATGAACCTGACCTGCATGGTAATACgcctgcatgcatgtgtttgcatatgtgcgCCCATGTGGGTTActagtctgtttttttctgtgaaataagATGATTACAGAGAGGAAATGCTCCATATATTGGATGTCCCACATAGGATGACCTGTTACTTTTCATTGGCCCGACAGCATGAATCACTCCTATAAAGAGTGTTGGCTTTCACCAAACCGCAACTTGCAGAGTGGATATATTAaaatttctttccttttttatatttttaacaagTCCATGGTTCAACATATGTTATTGCTGCTGGAACTTTAATTTATGTgtattcatacattttaaaaaactgagacaaaacTGTTTAAACCAGGCTCCAGAGGAACAAGTAATACTGATACACTAGAATCCCAAAGTAATGCCATTCAGCCTTAGAATGTAATAATCAGATTACACGCTAAGGAGTCCTGTTCATAACCCTGAGGAGCCTGGATTTTAAGAGAGCTCCAACCAACCTCAGAGAGCTACTTGCCATGAAATACCAAACATAAACATGACATCTATTGACTTGAACaagatgtaaaaacaacatgacCTCACTTCTCATATTTAGGGGCAGAGGATTCAGATTGGACTTGACGTAATgacaaaacagaagcaaaacctCCATTCAAAAACATCATAATGCTAATGTGAGAAAGTTTAAACTGAGCCCTTACTGACACTCTATCTCAGTCTGATGATACAGAAAGCAGTAAAGTTAGAAATATATGACTTTCTGACAAATAAATCTTCAGCGTAATACATACTAGTTGatattaaaatatgaatataagaGTATGTTGACATAAACCAGGCCTCCATACTCACATTGATCTGAGAGAGGTGACATATGGCTGGGTCAGTGGGGTTGTGGGCAGCAGTTCTCTCAAAGTCTCCTGTGTGGTAACCTCTCACCTTCAACCTCTGGCTGGTGGGGCGCACCTGTTTTACATCACTGGACAACTGACGAGCAACAGGCATCCGAGATGAGTAGTCCTCTTCAGTGTCTGAGAATCGAGCctaagacaacaaaaaaattacagaCACACAAGACTAAGATCAGCAACTCGTAATTCATAGCATTTGTCATGGGAAGTGTAAGACAGAGACATACCATATTAGATATGAGGTACACTCACTGATTCACTATCAGAGTGGGAGGACTGGCGGGGCTTGCCGGGGCAtttgctctctgattggctggtgaGGGTTGATCGCCGGGTGGActggaagctgctgctgctgaaacgGTCTCTGCCAGTAACGCACAGCAACACCCCGAGGTAGGGAATATACCTGCTGAGTGCAGACCTGAGagcatggggggaaaaaaaatcatagccATAATCAGATCAATTTTATTAGATGATGGCGAAGCGTGATGACCCCTGACATCCCTGGATGTTGAGCTGAATTAGTCCAAAAGAGATTTCTATAAGCACATTAAAGCCAGTGACCCCCAGCTCTAACATTGTCTGTGTTGccaagaagaggaaacagaaaagtcCCCCAGCTGGTTGTGAGGCTCTGCTCCTTTACAGTTAGATTTACAGTGTGAGTTAGTTGTGGTATAGTTACTGAACTTATACATGTAGCTGCCGTAGGGTATGGCATAGCTGCGGTACATTCTTAAGTCAAGTCAACTTTATGTATATTACCTAATCAATAAAATTAATTTGCCTCAAGGCATTTTACAGTCTGACCTTTACAGCACACAACATGGTCTATCTGGACGGACATGCCAGAGATGTTGTagcaaaaatggaaaattgGATGGAGATGGTAAATGGATAAATGGTAAATCGAGCATAATGTTACATCTACGCCATTAATTTCATCTACTGTTTATGAAACTCAACATTCGAGTGTGAATCCTACCTGTATTTTGGATGTGTAATAGCGTATATGATGGGGTTGTGGATAGCAGATGCTTTGGCGATCACAGCAGGAACAGAGTTCATATAGGGAGTCAGCAAGTCAGCAtacctgagagagagaagagagagggcgAACAGCAGGGACAGATGTTGGTGAAAGGAAGAATAATGAGAGAAGGAAATGAGACACATTCGTGTGACAAGGGCGGTGGTGGGTGTGTTGCCTCGTATGGGTTTAGTAGAGACAAAGAGTGCCTTATATGAGAGGTGATTAGTACATTTGTGGCCTAAGGTAAGAGATGAGTTAAACATCTCTTGTTGCCTGCATGCACAGTTCAACTCTGAGTGATTATACAGAAAGTTTTAAGTTAgtaacttttgtggtatttctgtttcagttgaATGAAAATTGCACTGTTTGAGAAAATGATCCACAGCAGCGGTGACCTTGCTCATTATGTGGAAGAGGGTGCCAAGTCAGGGTGGTTAAGTTGTgcacagtaaaaacaatgatcgaaaagtcattaaaaagctgcacagaaCTGAGGGAGAATTGGAAAGTCTGGCGATAAGATGATAATCATCACACTGAAGGACCACTTTCACATTCAAGTAGTCATGTGATTCtttgtttaaataaacatattaattacagccatgctaatataattttagtttagtttctgaTGCTGTGAGCAGAACAAATTAAATTAGTTTCCCTGGAGGGATATCTCAAAATCTGGGTCAGCAATACCAAATGTATTTAAGCTGTTAGATACTACTAGAGAGaagtaaaaaacttttttgtttttttgtgtgaattGGGTGAAATGACCCTTTAAGTACAATTTTCACAAAAATTCAGCTTCAATAACATGGCTAATCACTAAGTATCAGCACTACTTTAAAACTGTAAACCACCCCCCACAAAAATATAGTGCACTGACAGTTTTCTGTTCTTACGTAGAGGTTTAGACATCATGAGGTTGTCTCTGTAGCAGTTGTTGgtaaagtacacacacatacacacctaccCAGCAAATGCAGTGAGGGCTGCACAGGAGTAAGGGGCCCAGGAAATGACAAACAGCAAGATGACAATGAGTGCGATCTTGGCCATCTTCCATTCACTCTTCATCTTGTGGAACCTCTTTGCAGAGTCTCTGGTGCGCTCACAGTTGATCTTTGTTATCGctctgtcaaacacagacacacttaccATAGTTAGAAAGGTTAgatttgttttcagtataaTTGGTAATTTTGGACAAAGAGGGcgtttattgtatttttattttcttgtaatTAAGTTTGACAGCTCTGTTCTTTGACATACACTGTATTTgcgtgcactcacacacaatttcatcatcaccatcattgCCAACATCACTCGCACAGGCAGCATTAGTGTTCAGGCTGAGCGAGACATGAGTGGAAATCGATAGACAAGCCCAGACA
Above is a window of Lates calcarifer isolate ASB-BC8 linkage group LG23, TLL_Latcal_v3, whole genome shotgun sequence DNA encoding:
- the LOC108882805 gene encoding melanopsin-A; translation: MDSRLLIGPGIPTPDPTARAPWNISSISPYRLMELSPVATAGSTVPSHPFPTVDVPDHAHYTIGVVILVVGITGMLGNFLVIYAFCRSRSLRTPSNIFIINLAVTDFLMCLTQTPIFFITSMHKRWIFGKKGCELYAFCGALFGICSMMTLMVIAVDRYVVITRPLASLGAMSRWKALSIVAVAWVYSMGWSLPPFFGWSAYVPEGLMTSCSWDYMTFTPSVRSYTMLLFTFVFFIPLFIIIFCYCCIFRAIRHTTRAITKINCERTRDSAKRFHKMKSEWKMAKIALIVILLFVISWAPYSCAALTAFAGYADLLTPYMNSVPAVIAKASAIHNPIIYAITHPKYRSALSRYIPYLGVLLCVTGRDRFSSSSFQSTRRSTLTSQSESKCPGKPRQSSHSDSESARFSDTEEDYSSRMPVARQLSSDVKQVRPTSQRLKVRGYHTGDFERTAAHNPTDPAICHLSQINTLTEPEDISMSDISLQPASHLPATLDNVVEELGPRTTCKTTPSVIVTSISSPSILHSPPGFHGIHKLTKTYSPVAKEPLDVARLETTILQ